The Chloroflexota bacterium genome includes a region encoding these proteins:
- a CDS encoding DegV family protein yields the protein MTVAIVADSTADFPNADPSELDVTLIPLTVHWGRDVLRDRVDVTTGEFYARLRTDPNLPKTSAPPIGIFEEVYRERLARCDAVISLHIASAFSSTHSVALAAARAVDPRRIHVIDSASTSVGLGWLVERAAELAATGLDADGIVRAVQESIPRVRLFLTLETLEYLQRGGRIGRAQAFVGALLNVKPVLQILDGTVVPVERVRTRAASLRRIADLAERAGAKERMAIVHGDSAAEAEALRDLVAASHPELPIGIAEIGAVVATYTGPGIIGIGCLLASQ from the coding sequence GTGACAGTTGCCATCGTCGCGGACAGCACAGCGGATTTTCCCAACGCAGATCCCAGCGAGCTGGACGTCACGCTCATTCCGCTGACCGTTCACTGGGGTAGGGACGTCCTGCGCGATCGCGTCGACGTCACGACCGGCGAATTCTATGCGCGACTACGCACAGATCCGAACCTCCCGAAGACGTCCGCCCCGCCGATCGGCATCTTCGAGGAAGTCTATCGAGAGCGCCTCGCGCGCTGCGATGCGGTGATCTCCCTACACATCGCCTCCGCCTTCAGCTCGACGCACAGCGTCGCCCTGGCAGCCGCGCGTGCCGTAGATCCGCGGCGGATCCACGTCATCGACTCCGCCAGCACGTCCGTTGGACTTGGGTGGCTGGTCGAACGGGCGGCAGAGCTGGCAGCCACTGGCCTCGACGCCGACGGAATTGTGCGAGCCGTGCAAGAATCGATCCCGAGGGTCCGGCTCTTCCTCACGCTGGAGACGCTCGAATACCTGCAGCGGGGCGGCCGAATCGGCAGAGCCCAGGCGTTCGTCGGCGCGCTCCTCAACGTCAAGCCGGTCCTCCAGATTCTCGACGGAACGGTTGTTCCGGTGGAGCGAGTCCGCACGCGAGCGGCGTCGCTTCGACGGATCGCGGATCTGGCAGAGCGGGCTGGCGCGAAAGAGCGCATGGCGATCGTGCACGGCGATAGCGCCGCGGAGGCCGAAGCGTTGCGGGATCTGGTCGCGGCGTCGCATCCGGAGCTCCCAATCGGGATCGCCGAGATCGGGGCGGTCGTGGCGACCTACACCGGCCCGGGGATCATTGGTATCGGTTGCCTCCTTGCCTCCCAGTAG